A single Acropora palmata chromosome 5, jaAcrPala1.3, whole genome shotgun sequence DNA region contains:
- the LOC141880815 gene encoding leucine-rich repeat-containing protein 45-like, protein MEEFHKRYVRACREHHTYPLDAVLNHIRSYFDGGNVANFISEGMTKLDLSGHNLTPDECNALAAALADDLFFEELDLSDCLLSEDASKIFLRGLMENQSVKRLNLKGNNIRSGAAEILGQFLMKNTCVRSLLVEWNSIGLWDKGARAVYEGLAVNQVLMFLDLRNNQISHEGASQLAVALKKNQCLRGLDLRWNNIGLLGGRELLEALKYNKTLIGLELTGNNIPPDIMQALSVAVQQNNDRQVTFEEHRIKTEALTRELEMVHESKCLEVSSLKEEINQQKSNQEQLSRSTQIQIDQLKLALDERKSAFDAMSSKLSNTESELLSSRKKFSEQKAVANNLTTELEEERQRIVNMEHQHRKKVNEMMERNQELENTVSVIHRKNKALENKICSLEEDAVRMEEQFIEKGKASDVKFQSELLDTENRLQKEINHLQQKTLEYRESTKDKVKKLEEERNSLEEEVSNLKSQLVSLKLTADEELRNTKTRFKQEEIARSRQYDEHISQVQSSQNELQLLNTKQLAQIADLQSQLNTVNRDNDMMKRQLDSFKQQLEHRDAEYKSEVNRSRLELDAERKSQADLRDKIAFLEEKISEMNRKHKEAVTMKDSQLDQLNEQLKAKDNDIKRIHEEEMRRAELLEKAIFSYVSSAKNASRPGSPYRT, encoded by the exons ATGGAAGAGTTTCATAAACGCTATGTTAGGGCATGTAGAGAACACCATACCTATCCGTTAGATGCGGTTTTAAATCATATTCGGAGTTATTTTGATGGCGGAAACGtggcaaattttatttcagaggGGATGACCAAGTTGGATCTTTCTGGTCATAACTTGACTCCAGATGAATGCAACGCCTTGGCTGCAGCTCTTGCAGATGACCTGTTCTTTGAAGAGCTTGACCTATCTGACTGTTTACTAAGCGAGGACGCAAGCAAAATCTTTTTGCGTGGTTTGATGGAAAACCAGTCCGTTAAGAGATTGAATTTGAAAGGCAACAATATTCGATCGGGAGCAGCAGAAATACTAGGTCAATTTCTCATGAAAAACACTTGTGTTCGCAGTCTTCTTGTTGAGTGGAACTCTATTGGTTTGTGGGACAAAGGGGCAAGAGCTGTTTATGAGGGATTAGCTGTTAATCAAGTCTTGATGTTTCTGGATTTGAGAAACAATCAGATCTCACACGAAGGAGCCAGCCAACTTGCTGTAGCACTAAAGAAGAATCAGTGCTTGAGAGGCTTGGATTTGAGATGGAATAATATTGGTCTCCTTGGAGGAAGGGAGCTACTAGAGGCTTTGAAGTACAACAAGACACTCATAGGATTGGAGTTAACAG GTAATAACATTCCGCCAGATATTATGCAGGCATTGTCTGTTGCAGTCCAACAGAATAATGACAGACAAGTGACATTTGAAGAACACAGAATCAAAACTGAAGCATTGACAAGAGAATTGGAAATGGTCCATGAGAGCAAATGCCTGGAG GTGTCAAGTCTAAAGGAAGaaataaatcaacaaaaatCTAATCAGGAACAGCTCAGTAGAAGCACACAAATTCAGATTGATCAGCTAAAGTTGGCTTTGGATGAACGCAAATCAGcatttgatgcaatgtcatcCAAGCTCTCAAACACAGAATCAGAATTGCTTTCCTCAAGAAAAAAGTTCTCAGAGCAAAAGGCTGTGGCAAATAATCTGACAACAGAATTGGAGGAGGAAAGGCAAAGAATAGTGAATATGGAACATCAGCATAGGAAGAAAGTGAATGAAATGATGGAGAGAAATCAAGAGCTAGAAAATACTGTCAGTGTCATTCACAGAAAGAATAAGGCCTTAGAGAATAAAATTTGCTCTTTGGAGGAAGATGCGGTAAGAATGGAGGAGCAGTTtatagaaaaaggaaaagcaagtGATGTAAAATTCCAATCAGAGCTGTTAGACACTGAAAACAgattgcaaaaagaaataaatcatcTACAACAGAAGACTCTTGAATACAGGGAAAGCACTAAGgataaagtgaaaaagttagaagaagaaaggaaTTCTTTAGAGGAGGAAGTGAGTAATTTAAAATCTCAGCTAGTTTCTCTAAAACTGACTGCTGATGAAGAACTGCGTAACACCAAGACAAGGTtcaaacaagaagaaattgCTAGGTCAAGACAATATGATGAACACATATCACAAGTGCAGTCATCACAAAATGAGTTGCAATTACTGAATACAAAACAGCTGGCACAAATTGCTGATTTACAATCACAGCTTAACACAGTAAACAGAGATAATGACATGATGAAAAGGCAATTAGACAGTTTTAAACAACAGTTAGAACACAGGGATGCAGAATACAAGAGTGAAGTGAATCGGTCAAGACTTGAACTGGATGCAGAGAGGAAGTCTCAGGCAGACCTTAGAGATAAAATTGCATTTCTGGAGGAAAAGATCTCTGAAATGAACAGAAAGCACAAGGAAGCTGTGACTATGAAAGATAGTCAATTAGACCAACTGAATGAGCAGTTGAAAGCCAAAGATAATGACATAAAAAGAATTCATGAAGAAGAGATGAGGAGAGCTGAACTGCTGGAAAAGGCTATTTTTAGTTATGTTTCAAGTGCAAAAAATGCTTCCAGGCCTGGCTCACCTTACAGAACTTAG